The genomic DNA CGAACTCGTCGATCGGATCGGTCATCAGGAGAACCTCGATCCCCTTCTTGCGGAGGACTTCGAGGTGGGGGCTCCCGGAGAGGGAGGGGATGGATTCGCCGGTGAGGTAGTAGATATGCTCCTGCCCCTCGGCCATGTTTTCGACGTACTTGTCCAGGGTGACAAGCTCGCCTCCGGACTTAGAGGTCCGGTAGCGGAGCATCTTCGCTATGCGGTCGCGGTTCTGGTGGTCGGAATGGACCCCCTCCTTGAGCACCGCGCCGAATTCGGCGTAAAAAGCGAGGAATTTTTCCTCGGGCAGCTCGGCGATATGGTCGAGGACGCGCCGGACGAGCGCCTTTCGTATCCCCTGAACGACGCGGTCCTCCTGCAATATCTCCCTGGAGACGTTGAGACTGAGGTCGGAGGAGTCTACCACGCCGTGCAGAAAACGCAGGTAGGGCGGGAGAAGCTCTTTGCAGTCGCTCATTATGAAGATGCGCTTGGAGTAGAGGGAGACGCCGTGGTGGGCGTTGGGCCGGAAGAGGTCGTGCGGCCTCTTTTGCGGAATGTAGAGCAGGGCGTCGAATTCGGTGGTCCCCTCCAGCTTGACGTGGAGCCAGGAAAGCGGGTCGGTCCAGTCGTGGGAGACGTGCTTGTAGAACTCCTTGTATTCATCGTCGCTGATTTCGGCCTTCGGCCTCGCCCAGAGCGCCTTCATGGAATTCAGCACGTCGGTGACCGTCTTCTCCTCGTATTTCTCGGGAGCTTCTTTGCCGTCGCCGCCGGGAACCGGCGCCCGGCGGGTCACCTCCATCATTATCGGGTAGGAGACGAAATCAGAGTGGCGTTTGACTATGTCGCGAAGGGTCCACTCGTCGCAGTAATCCTTATCTCCTTCGCCCTTTTCCTTGAGGTGGACGGTTACGGTCGTGCCTCTCTGCGGCCTTTGGGCTTCCTCGATCGTGTAGGAGCCGTCGCCGGTGGATTCCCACTTGACGGCGGTTGCGTGACCGGCGGCCCTCGTCACGATGGTGATTTTGTCGGCGACCATGAAGGCGGAGTAAAAACCCACGCCGAACTGGCCGATTAGCTCGGGCGCGGAGGTTTTCTTCTCCTTTAGCGCGGCGAGAGCCTCGGTAAAGAGCGCGGTGCCGCTTTTCGCTATCGTCCCGATGTTCTCGACCACCTCGTCGAAGGTCATCCCTATGCCGTTGTCGGAGACTTCGAGGGTCCTCGCGGCCGGGTCGGCCCTGAGCGTTATCCCGAAGTCCGCTGTGTCACCTTCGAGAAGCTCCGGCTCGGTCTGGGCCTTGAATTTCAGCTTGTCGAGGGCGTCGGAGGAGTTGGAGACAAGCTCGCGGAGGAATATCTCCTTGTTCGAGTAAAGGGAATTGATGATAAGGTCAAGAAGCTCGTTGACTTCCGCCTTGAATTTTCTGGTGGTCTTCCTGATGGACATCTGAAAAAACCTCCTTGTGAAAGCCATGCGGCGCTCGTTAATATCGGGGGGAAGATAATCATTTGCAGCTTCAAGTCAAGTGTCTTCAGCTTTCCGGGCTCTTCGTTTTCCGCCGGCAGGCCCCCTTGACAGTTTCAAGAAATCGCGGTTTAAGCTACTGTTGGTTTTGCGGCGCGCTGCATGCGCCTTACCGGGGAAAATGGGTTGGTTAAAGGGGCTATGAAGTCATTGCATTTTCACGCAAAGCAGGCCTGCCTTGTCTCAACGGCGGCGGCGGCGGCTCTTTTTTTCGCCGCTCCCGCGCACAGCGAGACGGCGCTGGTGGGAGAGTTTTCGGTCACCTCCGACGTCGTTCTGGCCTGCGACATCGAATCTGAAATCGCAAAGCGCTTGACGGAACTT from bacterium includes the following:
- the htpG gene encoding molecular chaperone HtpG; protein product: MSIRKTTRKFKAEVNELLDLIINSLYSNKEIFLRELVSNSSDALDKLKFKAQTEPELLEGDTADFGITLRADPAARTLEVSDNGIGMTFDEVVENIGTIAKSGTALFTEALAALKEKKTSAPELIGQFGVGFYSAFMVADKITIVTRAAGHATAVKWESTGDGSYTIEEAQRPQRGTTVTVHLKEKGEGDKDYCDEWTLRDIVKRHSDFVSYPIMMEVTRRAPVPGGDGKEAPEKYEEKTVTDVLNSMKALWARPKAEISDDEYKEFYKHVSHDWTDPLSWLHVKLEGTTEFDALLYIPQKRPHDLFRPNAHHGVSLYSKRIFIMSDCKELLPPYLRFLHGVVDSSDLSLNVSREILQEDRVVQGIRKALVRRVLDHIAELPEEKFLAFYAEFGAVLKEGVHSDHQNRDRIAKMLRYRTSKSGGELVTLDKYVENMAEGQEHIYYLTGESIPSLSGSPHLEVLRKKGIEVLLMTDPIDEFVTESLGEYSGKAFRSAEKGDLDIAGEEEPEKEKEYSGLVDFLKKTLGDKVKGVRPSHRLADSASCLCAEEQEMSALMVKMLKATGQGFPEAKRTLEVNLGHPLLAGLKSVYEREPESPRLAGYAQLLYELALVSEGTKMENPSDFAKRVGELAAEALKRQ